Proteins from a genomic interval of Pseudomonadota bacterium:
- a CDS encoding CDP-alcohol phosphatidyltransferase family protein, translated as MLDQAMQFYLTNYAFQGITNLILVFGTLTLTTLILLGPEKKQPEDHRHPLFGRYTRQIPNIISLMRFPLGLWIFCVHYFPALHHPLANFSFHLSFALICILDNLDGKFARKWNAVTEDGKALDPAADKWVTFCLAVTAYLYGDFRWWGVIIIFGREIISMLQRVRLKRRGEDVGAKWMGKIKAGVQFTVLYIFLLRVDMLPGTIFLEVIAQAFPDNMMLWGTILLCFCTMISLFPFFRSFSYVNAYTQSQRKESNKPWYIVMIPNLFTLGNYLCGVTAVFFAMPEVEVQHRSFVVLFWIMSAALCDAFDGPLARKLKAHSEFGAALDSSTDLSTFGLATAVIIYLRFSELKGALSHLGIVLAIVYFIYVHLRLAYFTKLAEQKEDKSVKSDFVGMPSPTGAVSVLVAFTFFENIYLLASSIVLISLLMYSKLDFISHSNSLKHKLYKYFQIPTMLAGFTMLLVLIFQQPFVSSHFSRELIVYFHLCSWLLAVPIGIYILDACYRTYFTVKNGVD; from the coding sequence ATGCTTGATCAAGCGATGCAATTCTATCTCACCAATTATGCCTTTCAGGGGATCACGAACCTGATTCTGGTTTTCGGCACCCTTACCCTGACGACCCTGATCCTGCTCGGTCCTGAAAAAAAGCAGCCCGAAGATCACCGGCACCCCCTGTTCGGTCGTTACACCAGGCAGATTCCAAACATCATCTCCCTGATGCGTTTTCCGCTCGGCCTCTGGATCTTCTGTGTCCATTACTTTCCCGCTCTCCATCATCCCCTGGCAAATTTCAGCTTCCATCTTTCCTTTGCCCTGATCTGCATCCTGGATAATCTCGACGGCAAATTTGCCCGTAAGTGGAATGCGGTTACCGAAGACGGCAAGGCCCTCGATCCGGCGGCCGACAAATGGGTGACCTTCTGTCTTGCGGTCACGGCATATCTCTATGGTGATTTTCGCTGGTGGGGGGTAATAATCATCTTCGGCCGGGAAATCATCAGCATGCTGCAGCGGGTCCGTCTCAAACGGCGGGGCGAAGATGTCGGCGCCAAATGGATGGGCAAGATCAAGGCCGGGGTCCAGTTTACCGTTCTCTATATTTTTCTCCTGCGGGTGGATATGCTGCCCGGCACCATCTTTCTTGAGGTCATCGCCCAGGCATTCCCGGACAATATGATGCTGTGGGGAACCATTCTTTTGTGCTTCTGCACGATGATCTCCCTGTTTCCTTTCTTCCGGTCATTTTCCTATGTCAATGCCTACACCCAGTCCCAAAGGAAAGAGTCAAACAAGCCGTGGTATATTGTAATGATTCCGAATCTATTCACCCTCGGCAATTATCTTTGCGGGGTTACCGCAGTGTTTTTCGCGATGCCGGAGGTGGAGGTCCAGCACCGTTCCTTTGTCGTCCTTTTCTGGATCATGTCGGCAGCTCTCTGCGACGCCTTTGACGGCCCTCTTGCCCGAAAATTAAAAGCGCACTCAGAGTTCGGGGCCGCTCTTGATTCGTCTACCGATCTATCCACCTTCGGACTGGCCACCGCGGTCATTATCTATCTGCGTTTTTCGGAACTGAAAGGCGCCCTGTCCCATCTGGGGATCGTTCTGGCCATCGTCTATTTCATCTATGTTCATCTTCGCCTGGCATATTTCACCAAACTTGCAGAACAGAAAGAGGACAAGAGCGTCAAAAGCGATTTCGTCGGGATGCCTTCGCCGACGGGAGCTGTTTCGGTGCTGGTCGCATTCACCTTCTTTGAGAACATCTACCTTTTAGCATCTTCAATTGTTCTCATCTCGCTTCTCATGTACAGCAAGCTTGATTTTATCAGCCACTCAAACTCACTGAAACACAAGCTGTACAAATACTTTCAGATTCCGACGATGCTTGCCGGTTTCACCATGCTGCTGGTCCTTATCTTCCAGCAACCTTTTGTCAGCTCCCATTTTTCCCGGGAACTCATTGTATATTTTCACCTCTGCTCGTGGCTCCTGGCGGTTCCCATCGGCATTTATATTTTGGATGCGTGCTACCGGACGTATTTCACGGTCAAGAACGGGGTCGACTGA
- a CDS encoding YwbE family protein, with the protein MNAIKRQDIKIGQRVFIVRKEDQRSGRLTEGIVRDILTQSPSHPYGIKVRLESGAVGRVKSIERL; encoded by the coding sequence GTGAACGCCATCAAGCGGCAGGATATCAAAATCGGCCAGCGGGTTTTCATTGTCCGGAAGGAAGACCAGCGTTCAGGCAGACTCACCGAAGGAATTGTCAGAGACATTCTGACTCAATCCCCGAGTCATCCCTATGGCATCAAGGTCCGGCTGGAAAGCGGCGCGGTCGGGCGGGTAAAATCAATAGAAAGGTTGTGA
- a CDS encoding NAD(P)/FAD-dependent oxidoreductase, producing the protein MDVAVIGGGAAGFFAALAVKENYPQAKVVIFEKSENILAKVRISGGGRCNVTNGCTEIRELLAAYPRGGRVLKKAFRVFNTAHAMRWFETRGVPLVLQDDNCVFPASQDSQSIIDCFLHQAKKHQVAIRTGCGVKAVRPVGDGLQLVFSGAAVPARTFAKVIVTTGGSPQRKGLTWLEELGHKIEEPVPSLFTFSMPGESVTALQGIVVADTIVCIPGTKLKGEGPLLITHWGMSGPAILKLSSFGARLLHAKEYHFPLQVNWAAERNNDQVLNTLNGIVADHGNKLLTNFRPYSLPDRLWRYLLEKSGLPQDKKWCELGRKGLNKLLNLLTGDEYPVQGKSTFREEFVTCGGISLDSIDGETMQSKVCKNLYFAGEILDIDGITGGYNFQAAWTTAFIAGKLQ; encoded by the coding sequence ATGGATGTTGCGGTAATCGGCGGCGGCGCCGCCGGCTTTTTCGCGGCGCTCGCGGTCAAGGAAAATTACCCGCAGGCGAAGGTCGTCATCTTTGAAAAGTCGGAGAACATTCTCGCCAAGGTCAGGATCTCGGGCGGCGGCAGATGCAACGTCACCAATGGCTGCACTGAAATCAGGGAATTGTTGGCGGCCTATCCCAGGGGCGGCAGGGTACTGAAAAAGGCTTTCCGGGTTTTCAACACCGCTCACGCCATGCGCTGGTTTGAGACGAGGGGGGTTCCCCTGGTGCTTCAGGATGACAACTGCGTATTCCCCGCCTCCCAGGATTCGCAGAGTATTATCGACTGCTTTCTGCACCAGGCGAAAAAGCATCAGGTTGCAATCAGAACGGGGTGCGGGGTAAAGGCGGTCAGACCGGTCGGTGATGGTCTGCAGCTTGTTTTCAGCGGCGCTGCGGTCCCGGCGAGAACCTTTGCCAAAGTCATTGTCACCACCGGCGGCTCACCGCAGAGAAAGGGGCTTACCTGGCTGGAGGAACTTGGCCACAAAATCGAAGAACCGGTGCCCTCCCTGTTCACCTTCAGCATGCCCGGGGAATCGGTTACCGCGCTGCAGGGGATTGTGGTGGCGGATACTATTGTCTGTATTCCCGGGACAAAGCTGAAGGGTGAGGGGCCGCTGCTGATCACCCATTGGGGGATGAGTGGCCCGGCGATTCTGAAGCTCTCTTCGTTCGGCGCGCGACTTCTCCATGCGAAAGAGTATCATTTCCCGCTCCAGGTCAACTGGGCGGCTGAGCGGAACAATGACCAGGTCCTCAATACCCTGAACGGGATCGTGGCTGACCATGGCAATAAACTGCTGACCAACTTCAGGCCGTATTCCCTGCCGGACCGGTTGTGGCGGTATCTCCTCGAGAAAAGCGGCCTGCCGCAGGACAAAAAATGGTGTGAACTCGGCAGAAAAGGGCTGAACAAACTGCTCAACCTTCTCACCGGAGATGAATATCCGGTGCAGGGCAAATCGACCTTCAGGGAGGAGTTTGTCACCTGCGGCGGGATCAGCCTCGACAGTATCGACGGTGAAACCATGCAGAGCAAGGTCTGTAAAAACCTTTACTTTGCCGGAGAAATTCTGGATATCGACGGCATCACCGGCGGCTATAATTTCCAGGCCGCCTGGACCACCGCCTTTATCGCCGGAAAATTGCAGTGA
- a CDS encoding VF530 family protein: MLHGVTLEEIVNYLVRIYGWEKLGQWIRIRCFTTNPTVGSSLKLLRKTPWARAKVEALYVTTRKNKLERERKASL; encoded by the coding sequence CTGCTCCACGGCGTGACCCTGGAGGAGATCGTCAATTATCTGGTCCGCATCTATGGCTGGGAAAAGCTGGGGCAATGGATCAGAATTCGTTGCTTTACAACAAACCCGACGGTGGGTTCCAGCCTGAAACTCCTGCGCAAGACTCCCTGGGCCAGGGCAAAAGTTGAGGCTCTGTACGTCACCACCAGAAAGAACAAACTAGAACGAGAGCGGAAGGCTTCATTGTGA
- a CDS encoding carbohydrate kinase produces the protein MIVSIGEIVWDEFPDHRVLGGAPLNVAYHLQARGLPVLAAGRIGDDDLGRLTLARVRALGLAVDGIQLDAEYPTGRVVVTVDSRNEPHFDIAKPAAWDHIRAPAVEKVVAGRPFNLVCGTLAQREPESRAAIRRLWRQAETIFYDVNLRPPFTSLDHVRDSLQAARVVKVNSDELAVLNKALVGKEGSEDEIAASLLAAFDLELLAVTRGSNGAMLVNSGQCYTHPGFPVKVADTVGSGDAFFSGIIAGYLGGIDLPECLREANRLGSYVASRPGATPAYP, from the coding sequence TTGATTGTTTCAATCGGCGAGATCGTCTGGGATGAGTTTCCGGATCACCGTGTTCTGGGTGGCGCGCCACTGAACGTGGCCTATCATCTCCAAGCCCGGGGGCTGCCGGTACTGGCGGCCGGCCGGATCGGGGACGATGATCTTGGGCGCCTGACCCTGGCCCGAGTCAGAGCACTCGGCCTCGCCGTGGACGGAATCCAACTCGATGCAGAGTATCCCACCGGCCGGGTGGTGGTGACAGTCGACAGCCGGAATGAACCCCATTTCGATATCGCGAAACCCGCCGCCTGGGACCATATCCGGGCTCCGGCAGTGGAAAAGGTGGTGGCAGGCCGCCCCTTCAATCTGGTGTGCGGTACATTGGCTCAACGCGAGCCGGAAAGCCGGGCAGCGATCCGGCGCCTCTGGCGACAGGCCGAAACCATTTTTTATGATGTCAATCTGCGCCCGCCCTTCACCTCTCTGGACCATGTCCGGGACTCGCTGCAGGCAGCCCGGGTGGTCAAGGTCAACAGTGATGAGCTGGCCGTTTTGAATAAAGCCCTGGTCGGCAAAGAGGGGAGTGAGGATGAGATTGCGGCATCGCTCCTTGCCGCCTTTGACCTTGAACTGCTTGCGGTGACCCGGGGCAGTAATGGGGCAATGCTTGTCAACTCCGGGCAGTGTTATACCCACCCCGGTTTTCCGGTAAAGGTGGCCGACACCGTGGGCAGCGGGGACGCCTTTTTCTCAGGGATTATCGCCGGTTACCTGGGAGGGATTGACCTGCCGGAATGTCTTCGTGAGGCAAACCGTCTCGGTTCCTATGTGGCCTCGAGACCGGGGGCGACCCCTGCCTATCCCTGA
- a CDS encoding HAD-IIB family hydrolase — MDDDGLYLQLFSIHGLIRGTSPELGRDADTGGQVKYVLELARALADRDDVARVDLVTRLIDDKSVAGDYSQVIEPLSDKARLVRIGCGGRHYIRKELLWPHLQEFVDNTIRFIQGENRVPDLFHGHYADGGLVAMELAAAFDAPFIFTGHSMGRNKMAKLLADGMSHADIVKQYHMDTRIQVEEEIILHSDQIITSTQQEIEKQYGLYDNFAEGRYEVIPPGIDMTTFYPYYDSQLDNGLMSEEVKQTRVTLLAELGRFWAHPGKPFILVLCRPDHRKNITGLIEAYGRNRDLQAVANLAVFAGIRQNITTMEENEKGVLTDMLLQMDRFNLYGKMAIPKKHDFSTEVPELYRLCAENRGVFVNPALVEPFGLTLIEASACGLPIVATDDGGPVDIVENCENGILVNARDPEEIGRAIQTILVDPERWNTFSNNGINGVLSHYSWQSHCQKTIDQLHKIFPDFNASVSREETSLPVAARKPPSFGKRLTGLNHLFITDIDNTLIGDDESLHRLLDLLEENRDRMAWGVATGRSIGLALDAMTQYDIPIPDVLICSVGTEIYYGPDLRLDKGWQQHIAYRWQPERIKEVLGAVKFLTFQEAEGQRSHKISYYMADDYDYLAWVHHMLDEAKLHCEIIYSHSQFLDVLPLRASKGKAIDYVIDKFGFPPRHVMVSGDSGNDEDMLLGRTRGLVVGNYAEELEKLKGKPRLYFSKEPFAAGIIDGLHHFGMV; from the coding sequence ATGGACGACGATGGATTATATCTACAGCTTTTCAGTATTCATGGCCTGATTCGCGGGACTTCGCCCGAGCTGGGGCGCGATGCCGATACCGGCGGGCAGGTCAAATATGTCCTGGAGCTTGCCAGAGCCCTCGCTGATCGTGATGATGTGGCCCGGGTCGACCTTGTGACCCGCCTGATCGACGACAAGTCGGTAGCCGGAGACTACAGCCAGGTGATCGAACCCCTTTCCGACAAGGCGCGTCTGGTGCGGATCGGTTGCGGCGGCCGCCATTATATCCGCAAGGAACTGCTCTGGCCCCATCTTCAGGAGTTTGTCGACAACACCATCCGCTTTATCCAGGGCGAGAACAGGGTGCCGGATCTGTTTCACGGCCATTATGCCGATGGCGGTCTGGTGGCCATGGAGCTCGCCGCCGCCTTTGACGCACCCTTCATCTTCACCGGTCATTCCATGGGCCGGAACAAGATGGCCAAGCTGCTGGCCGACGGCATGAGTCATGCCGATATCGTCAAGCAGTATCATATGGATACCCGGATCCAGGTCGAAGAGGAGATTATTCTTCATTCCGACCAGATCATCACCTCGACCCAGCAGGAGATCGAGAAGCAGTACGGTCTCTATGATAATTTTGCCGAGGGGCGCTACGAGGTGATTCCGCCCGGCATCGATATGACCACCTTCTACCCCTATTACGATTCCCAGCTTGATAACGGTCTGATGAGCGAAGAGGTCAAGCAGACCAGGGTGACTCTGCTCGCCGAACTCGGGAGGTTCTGGGCCCATCCCGGAAAGCCCTTTATCCTGGTGCTCTGCCGACCCGACCACCGCAAGAACATCACCGGCCTGATCGAGGCGTATGGCCGTAACAGGGATCTCCAGGCGGTGGCCAACCTTGCCGTCTTTGCCGGTATCCGCCAGAATATCACGACCATGGAGGAAAATGAAAAGGGGGTCCTCACCGACATGCTGCTGCAGATGGACCGTTTTAACCTCTACGGGAAAATGGCCATCCCCAAAAAGCATGATTTTTCCACCGAGGTCCCGGAACTCTATCGTCTTTGTGCCGAAAACAGGGGCGTTTTCGTCAATCCGGCCCTGGTGGAACCTTTCGGACTCACCCTGATCGAGGCCTCGGCCTGCGGCCTGCCCATTGTCGCCACCGATGACGGCGGCCCGGTGGACATCGTCGAGAACTGCGAAAATGGCATTCTGGTCAATGCCAGAGACCCGGAGGAGATCGGCCGGGCCATCCAGACCATCCTGGTCGATCCCGAACGATGGAACACCTTTTCAAACAACGGCATCAACGGCGTACTCAGCCATTATTCCTGGCAGTCCCATTGTCAGAAGACCATTGATCAGCTCCATAAGATCTTTCCAGATTTTAATGCTTCGGTAAGCAGGGAGGAAACCTCCTTGCCGGTTGCGGCCCGCAAGCCCCCCTCTTTCGGCAAGCGCCTTACCGGCCTCAATCACCTTTTTATCACCGATATTGACAACACCCTGATCGGTGATGATGAAAGCCTGCACCGGCTTCTCGATCTGCTTGAGGAAAATCGCGACCGCATGGCCTGGGGGGTTGCCACCGGCCGCAGTATCGGCCTGGCCCTGGACGCGATGACGCAGTACGATATCCCGATTCCCGATGTCCTGATTTGTTCGGTGGGTACTGAAATCTATTACGGCCCCGATCTCCGGCTGGACAAGGGGTGGCAGCAGCATATCGCCTACCGCTGGCAACCGGAAAGGATCAAGGAGGTGCTGGGAGCGGTGAAGTTTCTCACCTTTCAGGAGGCCGAGGGGCAACGCAGTCACAAGATCAGCTATTACATGGCCGATGACTATGACTATCTGGCCTGGGTCCATCACATGCTGGACGAAGCGAAGCTCCACTGTGAGATAATCTATTCCCACAGCCAGTTTCTTGATGTTTTGCCGCTCCGTGCCTCCAAGGGCAAGGCGATCGACTATGTGATCGACAAGTTCGGATTTCCACCCCGTCATGTCATGGTCTCCGGGGATTCAGGCAATGACGAGGACATGCTCCTCGGCCGGACCCGCGGCCTGGTGGTGGGGAATTATGCCGAGGAGCTTGAGAAGCTGAAGGGTAAACCCCGCCTCTACTTCAGCAAAGAACCCTTTGCCGCCGGGATCATTGACGGTCTCCACCATTTCGGCATGGTTTAA
- a CDS encoding sucrose synthase, producing MIDNLMYFIRDNRDVVYSLFRRFQETGKNLMLRTELWDTFTLYCSDTGNEDLLESPLAEAIAHTQEAAIASPWLYLDVRPRVAHWHYLRFHFEAMTIEEVSVSQFLFFKEGLVTSDPGFRILEIDLTPFERHFPKMTQTRSIGHGVEFLNRRFSSRLANDLAKGDELILSFLKVHGYGGIPFMINDTIGNMSDLQQALRTGMEFLANQPGAATWQEVSTRLQPMGFEPGWGRRVDRIIDSFSLLADILEAPDHGSLEQFFSRIPMIFNVVILSPHGYFGQENVLGLPDTGGQVVYILDQVRALEKEMRCRIHEQGLDIEPQIIILTRLLPEAGDTTCNLPEELVSGTRNVKIVRIPFRTRDGSIIPQWISRFEVWPYLERFSLEAEREVLARLGRRPDLIIGNYSDGNLVATLMAMRLGVTHCTIAHALEKTKYLYSALYWQDMEEQYHFSCQFTADLIAMNGADFIITSTYQEIAGSDNMVGQYESYSAFTMPGLQRVVSGINVFDPKFNIVSPGADADVYFPYSEKERRLSTLHAELDELVFGGTRAESRGVLENQDKPLIFSMARLDHIKNLTGLVEWYAGNPRLREKTNLLLICGTVNPDNSADNEERAQIHRMHSLFDEHGLDSEVRWLGMRLDKNLTGELYRYLADRRSAFIQPAFFEAFGLTVIEAMASGLPTFATSYGGPLEIIENGVSGFHINPNHGDAAAGIIADFFARCETDPEHWHDLSEGAIKRVRSHYTWERYARRLLSLTCIYGFWKFATNLDRQETSRYLEMLYHLQFRPLAAKLEEKK from the coding sequence ATGATTGACAACCTGATGTACTTTATCCGGGACAATCGAGATGTCGTCTACAGTCTGTTTCGCCGCTTCCAGGAAACCGGCAAAAACCTGATGCTGCGCACCGAGCTCTGGGATACCTTCACCCTCTACTGCAGCGATACCGGCAATGAAGACCTCCTTGAATCCCCACTGGCCGAGGCCATTGCCCACACCCAGGAGGCCGCCATCGCCTCACCATGGCTCTATCTCGACGTCCGGCCCCGGGTGGCTCACTGGCATTATCTGCGCTTCCACTTCGAGGCCATGACCATTGAAGAGGTTTCCGTCTCGCAGTTTCTTTTTTTCAAGGAGGGGCTGGTCACCAGCGACCCCGGCTTCCGGATCCTGGAAATCGACCTCACTCCCTTTGAGCGACACTTCCCCAAGATGACCCAGACCCGCTCCATCGGCCATGGCGTCGAGTTTCTGAACCGTCGTTTTTCCAGTCGTCTGGCCAATGATCTCGCCAAGGGCGATGAGCTGATCCTCTCCTTTCTGAAAGTTCATGGCTATGGCGGTATTCCTTTTATGATCAATGACACCATCGGGAACATGTCGGACCTCCAGCAGGCCCTGCGCACCGGTATGGAGTTTCTGGCCAACCAGCCGGGCGCCGCAACCTGGCAGGAGGTCAGCACCAGGCTTCAACCGATGGGTTTTGAGCCGGGCTGGGGGCGCCGGGTTGACCGGATCATTGACAGTTTCAGCCTGCTCGCCGACATCCTTGAAGCCCCGGACCATGGCTCCCTGGAACAATTTTTCAGCCGCATCCCGATGATCTTCAACGTGGTGATTCTCTCCCCGCACGGTTATTTCGGCCAGGAAAACGTCCTTGGCCTGCCCGACACCGGAGGCCAGGTGGTCTACATCCTCGACCAGGTCCGTGCCCTGGAAAAGGAGATGCGCTGCCGGATCCATGAGCAGGGCCTTGATATTGAGCCGCAGATCATCATCCTCACCCGCCTGCTTCCCGAAGCCGGCGACACTACCTGCAACCTGCCTGAGGAGCTGGTCAGCGGCACCAGAAACGTCAAGATTGTCCGCATCCCCTTTCGCACCAGAGACGGCTCCATCATCCCGCAGTGGATATCACGTTTCGAAGTCTGGCCTTATCTGGAACGCTTCTCGCTGGAGGCGGAACGGGAAGTCCTGGCCCGCCTGGGCCGCCGCCCAGATCTGATCATCGGCAATTACTCAGACGGCAACCTGGTGGCCACCCTCATGGCCATGCGTCTCGGAGTCACCCACTGCACCATCGCCCATGCGCTGGAAAAAACCAAATACCTTTACTCCGCCCTCTACTGGCAGGATATGGAGGAGCAGTACCATTTTTCCTGTCAGTTCACCGCCGATCTCATCGCCATGAATGGTGCCGACTTCATCATCACCAGCACCTACCAGGAGATCGCCGGCAGCGACAACATGGTGGGCCAGTATGAGAGTTACTCCGCCTTCACCATGCCCGGCCTGCAGCGGGTGGTCAGCGGGATCAATGTTTTTGATCCCAAATTCAACATCGTCTCGCCCGGTGCCGATGCCGATGTCTATTTTCCTTACTCCGAAAAAGAGCGGCGCCTATCCACCCTCCACGCAGAACTTGATGAGCTGGTCTTCGGCGGCACCAGGGCCGAAAGCCGCGGCGTTCTCGAAAATCAGGACAAGCCGCTGATCTTCTCCATGGCCCGTCTGGACCATATCAAGAACCTCACCGGCCTGGTCGAGTGGTATGCCGGAAATCCGCGTTTGCGGGAGAAAACCAACCTGCTCCTGATCTGCGGCACGGTCAACCCGGACAACTCCGCCGACAACGAGGAGCGCGCCCAGATCCACCGCATGCACTCCCTCTTTGACGAGCATGGTCTGGACAGCGAGGTCCGCTGGCTCGGCATGCGCCTCGACAAAAACCTCACCGGCGAACTCTACCGCTACCTGGCCGACCGCCGCTCCGCCTTTATCCAGCCCGCCTTCTTCGAGGCCTTCGGTCTGACGGTGATCGAGGCCATGGCCTCCGGCCTGCCCACCTTTGCCACCAGTTACGGCGGCCCCCTGGAGATCATTGAAAACGGGGTGTCCGGCTTTCATATCAATCCCAACCACGGCGATGCGGCCGCCGGGATCATTGCAGATTTCTTCGCCCGCTGTGAAACTGACCCGGAACACTGGCATGACCTCTCCGAGGGCGCGATCAAAAGGGTCCGGAGTCATTACACCTGGGAACGCTACGCCAGACGATTGCTGTCGCTGACCTGCATCTACGGCTTCTGGAAATTCGCCACCAACCTCGACCGCCAGGAAACAAGCCGCTACCTTGAGATGCTCTACCATCTCCAGTTCCGGCCGCTGGCAGCAAAACTTGAGGAGAAGAAATAA
- a CDS encoding DUF3592 domain-containing protein, producing MFDAIFSSMKAWNSVWMLFGGLLLSGIGVLLIWDFISVRIYRRRVYGRIVGVRVTGARTLAVDENEVPVQEESEQTTGAGGKPQESYAEQFRRSPFSTFFASLFVLLIICVPVSFLVFGAWQSYDVLTLRATGVLAPAVVVDIESRSDDGSTTYTPVLAFKDLHGKRWKLADRLSTARKKFRRGDKTAVYYDPENPKRFIMNNLRRYMLFNLIFMATPFALYGLLRYSASRNKKAAAGRNKKNFTSEMYRPVFEFENLQGESVQADGDSSGNWISDKIPGSGVRLLVDDDDLDTVRRPGRIGLVIGLVFAAPGQLLIYGAVAHFEFNLYSALIGLGVLGYGAYKLSGIIKPRSEWETKDAFRSRMRKERVKKHRGGRLLTDREIRERVKYHDRNALLWSPLVAVIALGFLIGGWYLYLALQGFTGKALAAEGEVVRLESRRSAGSDSGPSYYPVVSFIAESGKEVLFTDRIGMNPPLYQSGESVNVLYDPGHPDKAMIDRGLFNCLPALALFGAGGLMGWWLIAILAGVLRRRKYLNEAGLLVSFVCNL from the coding sequence ATGTTTGACGCGATCTTCAGTTCAATGAAGGCCTGGAACAGTGTCTGGATGCTTTTCGGCGGATTGCTTCTGTCCGGTATCGGCGTTCTTCTGATCTGGGACTTTATTTCAGTCCGAATATATCGACGCCGGGTTTACGGGCGAATAGTCGGGGTCCGGGTGACCGGGGCGAGAACGCTTGCGGTTGATGAAAATGAGGTACCGGTCCAGGAAGAATCAGAGCAGACAACGGGTGCCGGGGGCAAGCCACAGGAATCGTATGCAGAGCAGTTCCGGAGAAGTCCCTTCAGTACCTTTTTCGCGTCGCTCTTTGTCCTGCTGATCATCTGTGTCCCCGTGTCGTTTCTGGTCTTCGGGGCCTGGCAGTCGTATGATGTGTTGACGCTTCGTGCCACCGGGGTTCTCGCGCCGGCGGTGGTGGTCGATATTGAAAGCCGGTCCGACGATGGGAGCACCACCTACACACCGGTCCTGGCCTTTAAGGATCTGCATGGAAAGCGATGGAAACTTGCCGACCGACTGAGCACTGCCAGAAAGAAATTCAGGCGGGGTGACAAAACCGCGGTTTACTATGACCCGGAAAATCCGAAACGATTCATCATGAACAATCTCCGCCGGTATATGCTGTTCAACCTGATCTTTATGGCCACTCCGTTTGCACTCTATGGCCTGTTGCGTTACTCGGCCAGCCGCAATAAAAAGGCGGCCGCCGGCAGAAATAAAAAGAACTTTACCTCGGAGATGTACCGCCCGGTTTTCGAATTTGAAAATCTGCAGGGTGAATCGGTTCAGGCCGACGGTGACTCGTCGGGCAACTGGATCAGCGATAAGATCCCCGGCAGCGGAGTCAGGCTTCTGGTTGATGACGATGATCTTGATACGGTGCGGCGTCCGGGCAGAATTGGTCTGGTCATCGGGCTCGTATTTGCAGCACCTGGACAGCTTTTGATTTACGGTGCGGTCGCTCACTTTGAGTTCAATCTCTACAGCGCGCTGATCGGGCTGGGTGTTCTCGGGTATGGAGCTTATAAACTGAGCGGGATCATCAAGCCGCGCAGTGAATGGGAAACAAAGGATGCTTTCAGGTCAAGAATGAGAAAGGAGCGAGTCAAAAAACACCGGGGAGGACGACTGCTGACTGACCGGGAGATCCGGGAGCGGGTAAAGTATCATGACCGCAACGCCCTGCTCTGGAGTCCGCTGGTGGCGGTCATCGCCCTGGGGTTCTTGATCGGCGGCTGGTATCTGTACCTGGCGCTGCAGGGCTTTACCGGGAAGGCCCTCGCCGCAGAGGGCGAAGTGGTCAGGCTGGAAAGCCGTCGCAGTGCAGGGAGTGATTCCGGCCCCAGCTATTATCCGGTGGTCAGTTTTATCGCTGAAAGTGGAAAGGAAGTCCTCTTTACCGACCGGATCGGCATGAACCCGCCGCTCTATCAGAGTGGTGAGTCGGTGAACGTTCTCTATGACCCTGGTCACCCGGACAAGGCGATGATTGATCGAGGGCTTTTCAACTGCCTGCCCGCTCTTGCCCTGTTCGGGGCAGGGGGGCTGATGGGCTGGTGGCTGATCGCAATCCTCGCCGGTGTCCTGCGCCGGAGAAAATATCTGAATGAGGCGGGACTGCTGGTATCTTTTGTTTGTAATTTGTAA
- a CDS encoding DUF502 domain-containing protein, with protein sequence MASLRDFNKTFLTGLVALLPITATIYLFFWVIGSAETFFGPLLKFVMPDHWYRPGMGLAASLAMIFVAGLLMQSILITAVINRFEGIIYRVPLVKSIYGATREFLTFLMEGKSKGPRQVVTVDFNGMTLVGFVTKRDLSFLGSEMAAGKVAVYLPFSYQIGGYTVLISSDKLTPLDIPIEKAMRFVMTAGIIEKEKLQSPKV encoded by the coding sequence ATGGCCTCATTACGCGACTTCAATAAAACCTTTCTGACCGGCCTCGTGGCCCTGTTGCCGATCACGGCGACGATCTACCTCTTTTTCTGGGTCATCGGCTCCGCCGAAACCTTTTTCGGGCCGCTCCTGAAGTTTGTGATGCCGGACCACTGGTACCGACCGGGCATGGGGCTTGCGGCGAGTCTTGCGATGATCTTCGTGGCGGGTCTCCTGATGCAGTCGATCCTGATTACCGCCGTTATCAACAGGTTCGAGGGAATCATTTACCGGGTGCCGCTGGTCAAGAGCATCTACGGCGCGACCAGGGAATTTCTGACCTTTCTGATGGAAGGAAAGTCCAAGGGGCCGCGCCAGGTGGTGACGGTGGATTTCAACGGCATGACCCTGGTCGGTTTTGTCACCAAACGGGACCTTTCCTTTCTGGGGAGCGAGATGGCTGCCGGCAAGGTCGCGGTCTATCTTCCCTTCAGCTACCAGATCGGCGGCTATACGGTTTTAATCTCATCCGACAAGCTCACTCCTCTGGATATTCCCATCGAGAAGGCGATGCGTTTTGTGATGACCGCCGGGATCATCGAAAAGGAAAAATTGCAGTCCCCAAAGGTGTGA